A genomic segment from Brevundimonas mediterranea encodes:
- a CDS encoding cryptochrome/photolyase family protein — MEFACVATKPVVLWFRRDLRLNDNPALYHAVATGRPILPVFILDRDPDRPAGAASLWWLDKSLRALDDSLRERGSRLILRRGDSLTQLQSLIEDTGADALFMNRLFEPAAFARDAEIAHELKSAGVDCRGFNGSLLARPGAVLNGSDAPYKVFTPFMKALLATAEPPPPTTAPRRIATPDAVQTESIDDWRLHPTRSDWSKGFDWTPGEAGADAALSDFLARGLKTYAKGRDHPALPTTSRLSPHLHWGEISPWRAAQRARGAADAGAVPAGEADKFVAELGWRDFSAHLLHHFPTITDRAFRPEYESMPWRGDPEGLEAWKRGRTGYPLVDAGMRQLWTTGWMHNRVRMVVASFLVKHLLIDWREGEAWFWDTLVDADLASNVQNWQWVAGSGADAAPYFRIFNPITQGEKFDATGGYVRRWVPELRRLPDRWLPSPWTAPPEVLRDAGVRLGKDYPHPILDHAQARARALDALKTVTGRDEQAGHD, encoded by the coding sequence ATGGAGTTCGCCTGCGTGGCCACCAAGCCTGTCGTCCTCTGGTTTCGCCGCGACCTGCGCCTGAACGACAATCCCGCCCTGTATCACGCCGTCGCCACCGGCCGTCCGATCCTGCCGGTCTTCATCCTGGACCGCGACCCGGACCGTCCGGCGGGCGCGGCCTCGCTGTGGTGGCTGGACAAGTCCCTGCGCGCCCTGGACGATTCGCTTAGGGAACGCGGTTCGCGGCTGATCCTGCGGCGCGGCGATTCGCTGACCCAACTTCAGAGCCTGATCGAGGACACCGGGGCCGACGCCCTGTTTATGAATCGGCTGTTCGAACCCGCCGCCTTCGCCCGCGACGCCGAGATCGCCCATGAGCTGAAGTCGGCCGGCGTCGACTGCCGGGGCTTCAACGGATCCCTGCTGGCCCGACCGGGCGCCGTGCTGAACGGATCGGACGCGCCCTACAAGGTCTTCACCCCCTTCATGAAGGCCCTGCTGGCGACAGCCGAGCCGCCGCCGCCCACGACCGCCCCGCGCCGCATCGCCACGCCCGACGCGGTCCAGACAGAATCGATCGACGACTGGCGCCTGCATCCGACCCGCTCCGACTGGTCCAAGGGTTTCGACTGGACGCCAGGCGAGGCCGGCGCCGACGCCGCCCTGTCCGATTTCCTCGCACGGGGCCTCAAGACCTACGCCAAGGGCCGCGACCATCCCGCCCTTCCGACCACCAGCCGCCTCTCCCCCCACCTGCACTGGGGCGAGATCAGTCCCTGGCGTGCGGCCCAGCGGGCGCGAGGCGCGGCGGACGCGGGCGCGGTCCCGGCGGGCGAGGCGGACAAGTTCGTCGCGGAACTGGGCTGGCGCGACTTCTCGGCCCATCTGCTCCACCATTTCCCCACCATCACCGACCGGGCCTTCCGCCCGGAATACGAATCCATGCCCTGGCGCGGCGATCCCGAGGGTCTGGAGGCCTGGAAGCGCGGCCGCACCGGCTATCCGCTGGTGGACGCCGGCATGCGTCAACTGTGGACGACCGGCTGGATGCACAACCGGGTGCGGATGGTCGTCGCCTCCTTCCTGGTCAAACATCTGCTGATCGACTGGCGCGAGGGCGAGGCCTGGTTCTGGGACACTCTGGTCGACGCCGACCTGGCCAGCAATGTGCAGAACTGGCAGTGGGTCGCCGGTTCGGGCGCCGACGCCGCCCCCTATTTCCGCATCTTCAACCCCATCACCCAGGGCGAGAAGTTCGACGCGACGGGCGGCTATGTCCGCCGCTGGGTTCCCGAACTGCGCCGCCTGCCCGATCGCTGGCTCCCGTCGCCCTGGACCGCGCCGCCCGAAGTGCTGCGCGACGCCGGCGTGCGACTTGGCAAAGACTATCCCCACCCCATCTTGGATCATGCCCAGGCCCGCGCCCGCGCCCTCGACGCCCTGAAGACCGTCACTGGACGAGACGAACAGGCCGGCCATGACTGA
- the kdsA gene encoding 3-deoxy-8-phosphooctulonate synthase encodes MSRPNAVITLSEGLRTPVVIGGGARIAFIAGPCQMESRQHALETAHALKEIGERLNVGIIYKTSFDKANRTSASAARGIGLKDAMPIFAEIRETVGLPTLTDVHSEAQCGPVGEVVDVLQIPAFLSRQTDLLLAAAATGKAINIKKGQFLAPWDMKNVIAKVVGAGNPNVMACERGASFGYNTLVSDMRALPVLREIGCPVVFDATHSVQQPGGQGTSSGGQREFVPVLARAAVSVGVDAVFMETHPDPDNAPSDGPNMVPLDQFEALAAQLIAFDDLAIKIGAKAPVAQAA; translated from the coding sequence GTGAGCCGACCCAACGCCGTCATTACGTTGTCCGAAGGTCTTCGGACGCCTGTCGTCATCGGCGGCGGCGCACGAATCGCCTTCATCGCCGGTCCCTGCCAGATGGAGAGCCGTCAGCACGCGCTGGAAACGGCCCATGCGCTGAAGGAAATCGGCGAGCGGCTGAACGTCGGCATCATCTACAAGACCAGTTTCGACAAGGCGAACCGCACCAGCGCCAGCGCCGCCCGCGGCATCGGCCTGAAGGACGCCATGCCGATCTTCGCCGAGATCCGCGAAACCGTCGGCCTGCCGACCCTGACCGACGTCCACTCCGAGGCCCAGTGCGGCCCGGTGGGCGAGGTGGTCGACGTGCTGCAGATCCCGGCCTTCCTGAGCCGCCAGACCGACCTGTTGCTGGCCGCCGCCGCGACCGGCAAGGCGATCAATATCAAGAAGGGTCAGTTCCTGGCCCCCTGGGACATGAAGAACGTCATCGCCAAGGTGGTCGGGGCCGGCAATCCGAACGTCATGGCCTGCGAGCGTGGCGCCAGCTTCGGCTACAACACCCTGGTCAGTGATATGCGCGCCCTGCCGGTGCTGCGCGAGATCGGCTGCCCGGTCGTGTTCGACGCGACCCACAGCGTGCAGCAGCCGGGCGGGCAGGGCACGTCATCGGGCGGTCAGCGCGAGTTCGTGCCGGTTCTGGCCCGCGCCGCCGTCTCGGTCGGCGTGGATGCGGTCTTCATGGAGACCCACCCGGACCCCGACAACGCCCCGTCGGACGGCCCGAACATGGTGCCTCTGGACCAGTTCGAGGCCCTGGCCGCGCAGCTGATCGCCTTCGACGACCTGGCCATCAAGATCGGGGCCAAGGCGCCGGTGGCGCAGGCGGCCTGA